The following proteins are encoded in a genomic region of Natrarchaeobius halalkaliphilus:
- the moaA gene encoding GTP 3',8-cyclase MoaA, producing the protein MLTDEFGREVTGVRVSLTDRCNFDCVYCHNEGLGDTRGPMDPQDDEMDTEDVVRFLEVVAEFGVDAVKFTGGEPMLRQDLEEIIARTPDEMEVSMTTNGTFLPGRADDLVDAGLERVNVSQDALDPDDFAAVTKSGAYDKVLEGVDAALEAGLEPVKLNMVVFEHTAGYVPEMVDHVAENDGLQLQLIEYMPELTGKPEWNIEIERVHDWLAERAVDIEHREMHDRRRYWVAGSDDEGTERSREDPGVGMVEIVDPVENPTFCANCHRVRVTHEGYLKGCLNRNDDLRTMGEMTNSEIREAFRETVENRVPYYGEYMIKNADGEWELNEKYLDAPA; encoded by the coding sequence ATGCTCACCGACGAGTTCGGACGCGAAGTGACCGGCGTCCGCGTTTCTCTCACCGATCGGTGTAACTTCGACTGTGTCTATTGTCACAACGAGGGGTTGGGGGATACGCGGGGACCGATGGACCCACAGGACGACGAGATGGATACCGAAGACGTCGTCCGGTTTCTCGAAGTCGTAGCCGAGTTCGGCGTCGACGCGGTCAAGTTCACCGGCGGCGAGCCGATGCTTCGCCAGGATCTCGAGGAGATAATCGCCCGAACGCCCGACGAGATGGAAGTCTCGATGACGACCAACGGGACATTCCTTCCCGGCCGTGCGGATGATCTCGTCGACGCCGGTCTCGAACGGGTCAACGTCTCTCAGGACGCCCTCGACCCCGACGACTTCGCCGCGGTTACAAAAAGCGGAGCGTACGACAAGGTGCTCGAGGGCGTCGACGCGGCCCTCGAAGCGGGACTCGAGCCGGTGAAACTCAATATGGTCGTCTTCGAACACACGGCGGGTTACGTTCCGGAGATGGTCGATCACGTGGCAGAAAACGACGGGCTTCAGCTCCAGTTGATCGAGTACATGCCCGAGCTGACGGGCAAGCCGGAGTGGAACATCGAGATCGAGCGCGTTCACGACTGGCTCGCAGAACGAGCAGTCGATATCGAGCACAGGGAGATGCACGACCGACGACGGTACTGGGTCGCCGGCAGCGACGACGAGGGGACCGAGCGATCGCGTGAGGATCCGGGCGTGGGAATGGTCGAGATCGTCGACCCCGTCGAGAATCCGACCTTCTGTGCGAACTGCCACCGCGTCCGGGTGACTCACGAGGGGTATCTCAAGGGCTGTCTCAACCGCAACGACGACCTCCGAACGATGGGCGAGATGACGAACTCCGAGATTCGGGAGGCGTTCCGAGAGACCGTCGAAAACCGGGTTCCTTACTACGGGGAGTACATGATCAAAAACGCCGACGGCGAGTGGGAACTAAACGAGAAGTACCTCGACGCTCCCGCCTGA
- a CDS encoding DUF63 family protein produces the protein MYEYVERYGPARVWAVTVGLLAAVVTLAAIAFPQRVYVDLIWQYYWGPVVADAHGWGCIAWAGGEQVQCAQAGADAGPTASPGYTFVSYAGYIPTLILFLAGIVLLVQRLAIDRYRAGFYALFPFMLFGGALRVVEDANVAAYRETGELAIQLPWSGFLISPLIYFTVFLVTLVAVVVSVWLEQNDSVSGYEYPLAAIGTGLVAVTVGYLGYIAAVEPYATFYPLLLLTTLVGATIATGITWLAIEQFAPGINRGTRYMGIVVIWAHAVDGVANVIGLDWAVAFGHSHNLIPKHPVNEAIVNVTGSMLPQSVVDVTGAAWPFLLVKLAAAVVVIWIFDETVFEDSPRYAILLMITVVAVGLGPGTRDMLRATFGV, from the coding sequence ATGTACGAGTACGTCGAGCGCTACGGTCCGGCTCGTGTCTGGGCCGTGACTGTCGGCCTTCTCGCGGCCGTCGTGACACTCGCCGCGATCGCGTTTCCACAACGGGTGTACGTCGATCTGATCTGGCAGTACTACTGGGGTCCGGTCGTCGCCGATGCACACGGCTGGGGCTGCATCGCGTGGGCCGGCGGCGAACAGGTCCAGTGTGCTCAGGCGGGCGCGGACGCCGGACCGACCGCGTCCCCGGGATACACCTTCGTCTCTTATGCCGGCTACATTCCGACGCTGATCCTCTTTCTGGCCGGAATCGTTCTTCTCGTCCAGCGGCTCGCGATCGACCGCTACCGGGCGGGATTCTACGCGCTGTTCCCGTTCATGTTGTTCGGGGGCGCGTTGCGGGTCGTCGAGGACGCGAACGTGGCCGCCTACCGCGAGACCGGTGAACTCGCCATCCAGTTGCCGTGGTCCGGCTTTCTGATCAGTCCGCTGATCTACTTCACCGTCTTTCTCGTGACGCTCGTCGCAGTCGTCGTCTCGGTCTGGCTCGAACAAAACGACTCCGTCTCGGGATACGAGTATCCGCTCGCAGCGATCGGAACGGGGCTGGTTGCGGTGACGGTCGGCTATCTCGGGTACATCGCGGCGGTCGAACCGTATGCGACGTTCTATCCCCTACTTTTGTTGACGACGCTCGTCGGCGCGACCATCGCGACGGGGATCACCTGGCTCGCGATCGAGCAGTTCGCTCCGGGAATCAATCGTGGCACGCGGTACATGGGGATCGTCGTCATCTGGGCGCACGCGGTCGACGGGGTCGCGAACGTTATCGGTCTCGACTGGGCGGTCGCGTTCGGCCACAGTCACAACCTGATTCCGAAGCATCCGGTCAACGAAGCGATCGTCAACGTCACCGGTTCGATGCTCCCCCAGAGCGTCGTCGACGTTACCGGTGCTGCCTGGCCGTTCTTACTCGTGAAACTCGCAGCCGCCGTCGTCGTCATCTGGATCTTCGACGAAACGGTCTTCGAGGACAGCCCACGGTACGCCATCCTCTTGATGATCACCGTCGTCGCCGTCGGACTCGGACCCGGAACTCGAGACATGCTTCGAGCCACCTTCGGAGTCTAG
- a CDS encoding DUF7519 family protein, with the protein MTDPTGSRVEITRRPTLVASGGAIAAVALATVIVALTSTTAGALALVGLVSLLAGVGAEQPFNRDLVVDLGSLAAFAGVIVAGLEGSSIELTLLATVCVVVAWDLAGSAVDLGRQLGREADTRRLEIVQTVSSLLIGLTTVTIGYGVYAVAASGQPVGALVLLLLAGTFATLALGTRR; encoded by the coding sequence GCCGGCCGACGCTCGTCGCCAGCGGGGGTGCGATCGCCGCCGTCGCGCTCGCGACGGTGATCGTCGCGCTCACGTCGACGACCGCCGGCGCACTCGCACTCGTTGGGCTCGTTTCACTCCTCGCCGGAGTGGGCGCCGAACAGCCGTTCAACCGCGATCTCGTCGTCGACCTGGGATCGCTGGCCGCGTTCGCCGGCGTGATCGTGGCCGGCCTCGAGGGGTCCAGTATCGAGCTTACGCTACTCGCGACCGTCTGCGTCGTCGTCGCGTGGGACCTGGCCGGAAGCGCCGTCGACCTCGGTAGACAGCTCGGGCGCGAGGCGGACACTCGCCGCCTCGAGATCGTCCAGACCGTCTCGAGTCTGCTTATCGGCCTGACGACGGTCACGATCGGATACGGCGTATACGCCGTCGCCGCTTCCGGTCAACCGGTCGGCGCGCTCGTGTTGTTGTTGCTCGCGGGGACGTTCGCGACGCTCGCACTCGGTACGCGTCGTTGA
- a CDS encoding amino acid permease, with protein sequence MTGAEEELAKDLGLVSALAIGIGTMVGAGIFVLPGVAAQETGPIVVLSFVIGGLIAMVNAFSVSELGTAMPKAGGAYYYINRALGPLFGSISGMGDWMGLAFASAFYCIGFGGYLATLLDGVVVPVPGLGEVALLPTIVLGPLILSDIQIGALIAGVAFVGVNYMGAKETGGIQTAIVSLLLVILTIFAVVGFFSFDWGTVMVDGTVAPLGFDEVLPGAALVFVSYLGYAKIATIGEELENPGRNLPIAIIGSVAVVMVIYVILVGLLVGIIPYDVLSEETPMSDAAGIVFEGNLGVIGVTSITLAALLATASSANASILASARINFAMGRDKIVTGWLNEIHPRFATPYRSIAVTGAMILLFIVVLGGQLEVLAKAASVLHLVVYALINAALIVFREADVPEYDPDFTVPLYPITPILGIVLSLGLIGFMEEIEIALSLLFVVGAVIWYGIYARHETDREGVLSNYILSRSDEMPDAAVSAANVAKPSGRDEYTVVVPVSNPRTEAPLLSLASIVANANDGRVEAVHIVEVPDQTPLEEGSEHVRRIDDESQALMAQVRESTETLDVPVEIRTVVSHRSFEEVFNVARRKEADTVVMGWGPGRPWSAGRAERPLDELTHDLPCDFLVLNDRGLQTDRVLVPTAGGPDSDLSAEVARYLRDQAGSEITLLHVVDDEEDEDTGEAFLTEWATDHDLSDAAIRIDTSGNVEDAIAAAANDHTLLVIGATERGLLSRLLRGSLAYDVVTEVDCSVLLAERPTSRSLRDRLLGR encoded by the coding sequence ATGACGGGAGCTGAGGAAGAACTCGCCAAAGACCTCGGGCTGGTCTCGGCGCTTGCGATCGGTATCGGAACGATGGTCGGTGCGGGCATTTTCGTGCTGCCCGGCGTCGCCGCACAGGAAACCGGCCCGATCGTCGTCCTCTCGTTCGTCATCGGCGGACTGATCGCCATGGTGAACGCTTTCTCCGTGAGCGAACTCGGGACTGCAATGCCGAAAGCCGGCGGCGCGTACTACTACATCAATCGTGCACTCGGCCCGCTGTTCGGCTCGATATCCGGAATGGGCGACTGGATGGGACTCGCTTTCGCCAGCGCGTTTTACTGTATCGGATTCGGCGGCTACCTCGCAACGCTTCTCGACGGCGTCGTCGTGCCCGTGCCCGGCCTCGGGGAGGTCGCGCTCTTGCCGACTATCGTGTTGGGCCCGCTGATACTCTCGGATATTCAGATCGGCGCGCTGATCGCGGGCGTCGCATTTGTCGGGGTCAATTACATGGGCGCGAAAGAAACTGGCGGCATCCAGACCGCGATAGTCTCGCTGTTGCTCGTGATCCTCACGATATTCGCCGTCGTCGGTTTCTTCTCGTTCGACTGGGGAACGGTGATGGTCGATGGGACCGTTGCACCGCTCGGATTCGACGAAGTGCTCCCGGGCGCGGCGCTCGTGTTCGTCTCCTATCTCGGCTACGCGAAGATCGCGACGATCGGTGAGGAACTCGAGAATCCCGGTCGAAATCTCCCGATCGCCATCATCGGCAGCGTCGCGGTCGTCATGGTCATCTACGTGATCCTCGTCGGTCTGCTCGTCGGAATCATCCCCTACGACGTGCTCAGCGAAGAGACGCCGATGTCCGACGCCGCGGGCATCGTCTTCGAGGGGAACCTCGGCGTGATCGGCGTGACCTCGATCACTCTCGCGGCCCTGCTCGCAACGGCCTCGAGCGCAAACGCCTCGATCCTCGCCTCGGCGCGGATCAACTTCGCGATGGGGCGCGATAAGATCGTCACCGGCTGGCTCAACGAGATTCATCCGCGGTTCGCAACGCCGTACCGATCGATCGCCGTCACGGGTGCCATGATTTTGCTGTTCATCGTCGTCCTCGGCGGCCAGCTCGAGGTGCTGGCGAAGGCGGCGAGCGTGCTCCATCTGGTTGTGTACGCGCTCATCAACGCGGCGCTGATCGTCTTTCGCGAGGCCGACGTTCCGGAGTACGACCCCGATTTCACCGTCCCGCTGTACCCCATCACTCCGATCCTCGGGATCGTCCTCTCGCTCGGGCTGATCGGGTTTATGGAGGAGATCGAGATCGCGTTGAGTCTCCTGTTCGTCGTGGGTGCGGTAATCTGGTACGGCATCTACGCTCGCCACGAAACCGACCGTGAGGGCGTGCTGAGCAACTACATTCTCTCGCGGTCCGACGAAATGCCGGATGCGGCCGTCTCCGCCGCCAACGTCGCCAAACCGTCCGGGAGAGACGAGTATACGGTCGTCGTTCCGGTTTCGAATCCCAGAACGGAGGCACCGCTTCTCTCGCTCGCGAGCATCGTTGCCAACGCGAACGACGGACGCGTCGAGGCCGTCCACATCGTCGAAGTGCCCGACCAGACACCGCTGGAAGAAGGCTCCGAGCACGTTCGACGCATCGACGACGAGTCACAGGCGCTGATGGCGCAGGTCCGTGAAAGCACGGAGACGCTCGACGTTCCCGTCGAGATCCGAACGGTCGTCTCGCACCGATCGTTCGAGGAAGTGTTCAACGTCGCACGGCGAAAAGAGGCCGACACGGTCGTCATGGGCTGGGGGCCGGGCCGACCGTGGTCCGCCGGACGAGCGGAACGGCCGCTCGACGAACTCACCCACGATCTGCCGTGTGACTTTCTCGTCCTCAACGACCGCGGGCTCCAGACCGATCGCGTGCTGGTGCCGACCGCCGGCGGGCCGGACTCCGACCTGAGCGCCGAGGTCGCCCGGTATCTCCGCGATCAGGCCGGCTCGGAGATCACGCTCTTACACGTCGTCGACGACGAAGAAGACGAAGATACGGGCGAAGCCTTCCTCACCGAATGGGCGACCGATCACGATCTCTCGGACGCGGCGATCCGAATCGACACCTCCGGAAACGTCGAAGACGCGATCGCAGCGGCGGCCAACGATCACACGCTGCTCGTCATCGGAGCGACCGAACGCGGTCTCCTCTCGCGGCTGCTGAGGGGATCGCTCGCTTATGATGTCGTCACCGAAGTCGACTGTTCGGTCCTGCTCGCTGAACGACCGACGTCTCGATCGCTCCGCGACCGGCTCCTCGGTCGGTGA
- a CDS encoding fibrillarin-like rRNA/tRNA 2'-O-methyltransferase, translating into MSEPTLPEGVERRTFDGSDRLATRGEAVYGEPTDGEWRAWNPDRSKLGAMFELGMETGLRGDETVLYLGAASGTTVSHVADFAGPTYAVEFAARPARDLLDAAASRPRLFPLLADARKPATYAHVVEADVDAIVQDVATRGQARVALENRRFLADDGRLLLAVKARSEDVTRDPEDVFTDVETELDEGYEILERRRLEPYHADHLAVVARSR; encoded by the coding sequence ATGAGTGAACCGACGCTTCCCGAGGGGGTCGAACGACGGACGTTCGACGGATCGGATCGACTCGCTACCCGTGGCGAGGCGGTCTACGGCGAGCCGACCGATGGCGAGTGGCGCGCCTGGAATCCCGACCGATCCAAACTTGGAGCGATGTTCGAACTCGGAATGGAGACGGGGCTTCGAGGCGACGAAACGGTGCTCTATCTGGGTGCTGCGAGCGGGACGACGGTGAGTCACGTCGCGGACTTCGCCGGCCCGACGTACGCCGTCGAGTTCGCCGCCCGTCCGGCCAGGGACTTACTCGATGCCGCGGCGTCTCGACCGCGGCTCTTTCCACTGCTCGCGGACGCCCGCAAGCCGGCGACGTACGCACACGTCGTCGAAGCAGACGTTGACGCGATCGTTCAGGACGTCGCGACCCGTGGGCAGGCCCGCGTCGCCCTCGAGAATCGACGATTCCTCGCGGACGACGGCAGACTGCTGCTCGCCGTCAAAGCTCGCAGCGAGGACGTGACTCGCGATCCCGAGGACGTCTTTACGGACGTCGAAACGGAGCTCGATGAGGGATACGAGATTCTCGAGCGTCGACGACTCGAGCCGTACCACGCGGATCACCTTGCGGTCGTCGCCCGGTCGCGCTAG
- a CDS encoding DUF5794 domain-containing protein produces the protein MSTSQHPVALRLERIVGGNTRLLALVMMLPLIDGVFPALILAGALDDPLGAVQVGLLIFGGSATVAVILADMTGTPREQATIVLLVGIPLILLAAIQAALAPAIGSVLDDTIIERFAALVILAIAAKTASATIGEYLPSPAIIIALGLVASIDLNGATLAVMDDPALVANATLAAVVGVGFALAVALSGPYLREYMDLDRFRFGSAVALGLLPLSLLGFAFGQAPLAALVVAALFALDLSFGDDDSESDDDGFFPAVGTGPLADSGLPGSNASESPSDDVDGSSDDDPTETDERAPWL, from the coding sequence ATGAGTACGTCACAACACCCCGTTGCACTCCGTCTCGAGCGGATCGTCGGCGGGAACACCAGACTGCTCGCGTTAGTGATGATGCTGCCGTTGATCGACGGCGTTTTTCCGGCGTTGATCCTCGCGGGTGCGCTTGACGACCCGCTGGGGGCCGTCCAGGTCGGGTTGTTGATCTTCGGTGGAAGCGCGACCGTCGCCGTCATCCTCGCTGATATGACCGGCACGCCGCGAGAGCAGGCCACGATCGTGCTTCTGGTGGGGATCCCGTTGATCCTCCTCGCGGCGATACAGGCGGCGCTCGCGCCGGCGATCGGCAGCGTCCTCGACGACACGATCATCGAACGGTTCGCCGCGCTGGTCATCCTCGCTATCGCCGCGAAGACGGCGAGTGCGACGATCGGCGAGTATCTGCCGAGTCCGGCGATCATCATCGCGCTCGGACTGGTCGCCAGTATCGATCTCAACGGGGCCACGCTCGCCGTGATGGACGACCCTGCTCTCGTCGCGAACGCGACGCTCGCAGCGGTCGTCGGAGTCGGCTTCGCCCTGGCAGTCGCCCTATCGGGGCCGTATCTCCGCGAGTACATGGACCTCGATCGGTTCCGCTTCGGGAGCGCGGTCGCACTCGGCCTGTTGCCGCTGTCCCTGCTCGGGTTCGCTTTCGGTCAGGCACCCCTCGCCGCACTCGTCGTCGCCGCGCTGTTCGCACTCGACCTCTCGTTCGGTGACGACGACTCAGAGAGTGACGACGACGGCTTTTTCCCCGCCGTCGGAACGGGACCGCTGGCCGACAGCGGGCTTCCGGGATCGAACGCGAGCGAGTCCCCGTCCGACGACGTGGACGGCTCGAGCGACGACGATCCGACCGAGACCGACGAACGAGCGCCGTGGCTGTAG
- a CDS encoding DUF7342 family protein — protein MPGVDRVISVALTIEQPRTADWIAEQAAVSPTTARSHLERLVDLHILSAVEQRGAKTYYPDAAYQRFKEVSQLIEEHTRNEIETIAVTAKEDIEELRETYDVESPDELRKLATAEDTSSTEAREYFKKASEWDSHLHTVSIAEEALERYEKFSDHYQPSVDSAV, from the coding sequence ATGCCGGGAGTCGACCGCGTGATTTCGGTCGCGTTGACGATCGAGCAACCGCGGACGGCGGACTGGATCGCGGAGCAAGCGGCGGTATCACCGACGACGGCACGGAGTCACCTCGAGCGGTTGGTCGATCTGCATATCTTGAGTGCAGTCGAACAGCGAGGTGCGAAGACGTACTACCCCGATGCCGCGTACCAGCGGTTCAAAGAAGTATCACAGTTGATCGAGGAACACACTCGCAACGAGATCGAGACGATAGCGGTCACCGCAAAGGAGGATATCGAGGAACTCAGGGAAACGTACGATGTCGAGAGCCCGGACGAACTGCGGAAACTCGCGACGGCCGAAGACACCTCCTCGACGGAGGCACGAGAGTACTTCAAAAAGGCATCCGAGTGGGACTCGCACTTACACACGGTCTCGATAGCGGAGGAAGCGCTCGAGCGATACGAGAAATTCAGTGACCACTACCAACCGTCGGTGGATTCCGCTGTATAA
- a CDS encoding NOP5/NOP56 family protein yields MNESPSADAGWFVDVDPDRADLESAVAAIREGETSTPREWPALAVEAGFVDDEPAYYDALKNATTEATRATVTEREAADDRQLVHAVRAMDDCDRTANELAERLAEWGGSVDSESGTGVEYARTLVDRSGRNSTDTVPSPDFGPDERPIHSLAARVTDLADEAEDLRRFVERRTPVVAPNLATLAGPVLAARLISLAGGLEPLAKKPSGTIQVLGAEDALFAHLRGHAPSPKHGIIYVHDAVRGTHPDHRGSAARALAGKLAIAARVDHYSGEPRPDLEAELNERIEAIQARTADADANGGDGDE; encoded by the coding sequence ATGAACGAGAGCCCATCCGCAGACGCAGGATGGTTCGTCGACGTCGACCCCGATCGCGCCGATCTCGAGTCGGCAGTCGCGGCGATACGTGAGGGCGAGACATCCACTCCCCGTGAGTGGCCCGCACTGGCCGTCGAAGCCGGCTTCGTCGACGACGAACCGGCGTACTACGACGCGCTCAAGAACGCGACGACGGAGGCGACTCGAGCGACGGTCACCGAGCGTGAGGCAGCCGACGACCGCCAGCTCGTCCACGCCGTCCGTGCGATGGACGACTGCGATCGGACGGCGAACGAACTCGCAGAGCGCCTCGCGGAGTGGGGTGGATCCGTCGATTCGGAGTCGGGAACGGGCGTCGAGTATGCACGAACGCTCGTGGATCGATCGGGTAGAAATAGTACCGATACCGTTCCTTCGCCGGATTTCGGTCCCGACGAACGACCGATTCACTCGCTCGCGGCCCGCGTAACCGACCTCGCTGACGAAGCCGAAGACCTCCGTCGGTTCGTCGAACGACGAACCCCCGTCGTCGCACCGAACCTCGCTACCCTGGCCGGTCCGGTGCTCGCGGCCCGACTGATCTCGCTCGCCGGCGGCCTCGAACCCCTCGCGAAAAAACCGAGCGGGACGATACAGGTTCTCGGCGCGGAAGACGCCCTGTTCGCTCATCTCCGGGGACACGCTCCCTCGCCCAAACACGGGATCATCTACGTCCACGACGCAGTCCGGGGAACTCACCCGGACCACCGAGGGTCAGCAGCACGCGCGCTCGCCGGAAAGCTCGCTATCGCGGCCCGCGTCGATCACTATTCGGGCGAGCCAAGGCCCGACCTCGAGGCGGAACTAAACGAACGGATCGAAGCGATACAGGCACGCACCGCGGACGCTGATGCGAACGGCGGTGATGGTGATGAGTGA
- a CDS encoding inositol monophosphatase family protein, translating into MTTHGSDRRRADVAVRAAENGAAIAIDSFRTPLEVETKAGKTDVVTDADRNAQVAVTERIRETFPDEPVVGEENDALKRVPDEGPAWIVDPIDGTNNYVDGTPAFGTAVAAVVDGEPVGAALVCPALSDTYRSGPDGAFLNGDPLSVSQRTDPERSIVCPTFWWDFDRRGEYARATRELVTRFGDLRRHGCTQLELGMVASGALQGAVTNLRTNPWDTVAGVGLIRNAGGIVTDLEGERWRHDSRGLVASNGEIHDEVLAAARAIDGE; encoded by the coding sequence ATGACCACTCACGGGTCGGATCGACGGCGAGCCGATGTCGCCGTTCGGGCTGCCGAGAACGGTGCCGCGATCGCGATCGATTCCTTTCGAACGCCTCTCGAAGTCGAGACCAAGGCGGGAAAAACCGACGTCGTAACCGACGCAGATCGGAACGCACAGGTCGCGGTCACCGAGCGTATCCGCGAGACGTTTCCGGACGAGCCGGTCGTCGGTGAAGAGAACGACGCGCTGAAACGGGTTCCGGACGAGGGGCCGGCCTGGATCGTCGATCCGATCGACGGAACGAACAACTACGTCGACGGCACTCCCGCGTTCGGGACCGCCGTTGCGGCGGTCGTCGACGGCGAACCGGTCGGTGCCGCGCTGGTCTGTCCGGCACTGTCCGATACGTATCGGTCCGGTCCCGACGGGGCGTTCCTGAACGGCGACCCGCTGTCGGTCAGTCAGCGAACGGACCCCGAGCGCTCGATCGTCTGCCCGACGTTCTGGTGGGACTTCGACCGGCGCGGGGAGTACGCCCGTGCGACGCGAGAACTGGTTACGCGCTTCGGTGATCTCCGTCGACACGGCTGTACGCAACTCGAGCTCGGAATGGTCGCTTCGGGTGCCCTCCAGGGTGCCGTCACGAACCTGCGAACGAACCCGTGGGATACCGTCGCCGGGGTCGGCCTGATCCGGAACGCGGGGGGCATCGTCACCGACCTCGAGGGGGAACGGTGGCGTCACGACAGTCGCGGGCTGGTCGCCTCGAACGGCGAGATTCACGACGAGGTACTGGCCGCGGCTCGAGCGATCGACGGCGAGTGA
- a CDS encoding outer membrane protein assembly factor BamB family protein has product MRPVRDRRGFLRGATTACAVGLAGCLGGSNGDGSDDVEVDVDPGDPDASEDWPTFQFDAANTGRAPGQGPTGGVEARWSFPTEDPVYSSPAVVDGTAFVGTNGGTVYAVSTDDGDEEWRVTTGDSVTSSPAVVDGTVYVGSQDGTLSALSADDGEEVWQFRAGGMIAGSPTVVDGTVYVGSTDTVLYALSADDGEELGEFETDGSIQRAPAVTEDAVFVGSGDQSLYAIDRELDEQRWAVQTGDWIQSRPAVADGVVYVGSNDDHVYAIDADSGEIRWTFLTEGSVTASPAVLENVVYVGGFDSRIYALSPESAETEGEGPDDPATHYWSSSGFQQIRSSPAVVGDTLYVGNEDSHVYALSAVDGETRWRFSTDGGVASSPAVVDDTVYVGSEDGHLYALEET; this is encoded by the coding sequence ATGAGACCTGTACGCGATCGACGCGGCTTCCTTCGCGGAGCCACAACGGCGTGCGCCGTCGGTCTGGCCGGTTGTCTCGGTGGTTCGAACGGAGACGGATCGGACGATGTCGAGGTCGACGTCGATCCAGGCGATCCGGACGCCAGCGAGGACTGGCCGACGTTTCAGTTCGACGCCGCGAACACCGGCCGGGCACCCGGACAGGGGCCAACGGGCGGCGTCGAGGCCCGCTGGTCGTTTCCGACCGAGGACCCCGTCTACAGTAGCCCCGCAGTCGTCGATGGAACCGCGTTCGTCGGCACCAACGGCGGAACGGTGTACGCGGTTTCGACCGACGACGGTGACGAGGAGTGGCGCGTCACGACCGGTGACTCCGTCACGAGTAGTCCGGCAGTCGTCGATGGCACGGTCTATGTCGGCAGCCAGGACGGCACTCTCTCTGCGCTTTCGGCCGACGACGGCGAGGAGGTCTGGCAATTTCGAGCCGGCGGCATGATCGCCGGCAGCCCGACTGTCGTCGATGGCACGGTCTACGTCGGCAGCACGGACACCGTTCTGTACGCGCTTTCGGCCGACGACGGAGAGGAACTGGGCGAGTTCGAAACCGACGGGTCGATACAGCGCGCACCCGCCGTCACCGAGGACGCCGTTTTCGTCGGAAGCGGGGACCAGTCCCTGTACGCGATCGACCGCGAGCTAGACGAACAGCGTTGGGCGGTCCAGACGGGTGACTGGATTCAGAGCAGACCGGCCGTTGCCGACGGCGTCGTCTACGTCGGTAGCAACGACGACCACGTCTACGCCATCGACGCCGACTCGGGCGAAATCCGCTGGACGTTCCTCACCGAGGGATCAGTAACGGCCAGTCCCGCCGTCCTCGAGAACGTCGTCTACGTCGGAGGTTTCGACAGCAGGATCTACGCGCTCTCGCCGGAGAGCGCGGAAACCGAGGGTGAGGGACCGGACGATCCCGCGACTCACTACTGGTCGAGCAGTGGGTTCCAGCAGATCCGAAGCAGTCCGGCCGTCGTCGGTGACACCCTCTACGTCGGAAACGAAGACAGCCACGTCTACGCGCTCTCGGCGGTCGACGGCGAAACTAGATGGCGGTTTTCGACCGACGGCGGCGTCGCGAGTTCGCCCGCCGTTGTCGACGATACCGTCTACGTCGGCAGCGAAGACGGCCACCTCTACGCACTCGAGGAAACATAG